Proteins from a genomic interval of Qipengyuania sp. JC766:
- a CDS encoding acylphosphatase, which yields MTSRHLIVHGTVQGVFYRDWTVAAARNRGVTGWVRNRQDGTVEARLEGEEDAVETLIAAMHEGPPSARVERIDQNEAQTDGFASFERI from the coding sequence GTGACTTCGCGCCACCTCATCGTTCACGGCACGGTCCAGGGCGTCTTCTACCGCGACTGGACGGTCGCGGCCGCGCGCAATCGCGGCGTCACCGGCTGGGTCCGCAACCGGCAGGACGGAACGGTCGAAGCGAGACTGGAAGGCGAGGAGGACGCGGTCGAAACGCTCATCGCGGCCATGCACGAAGGACCGCCCAGCGCGCGCGTGGAGCGGATCGACCAGAATGAAGCGCAAACCGACGGATTTGCGTCGTTCGAACGCATATGA
- a CDS encoding 2OG-Fe(II) oxygenase, with protein sequence MTKTAVIPDQDALRRVGKSVREKLEDNPRVHRVPNDKVEIYAISDFLSVEECQKLIHMTDVVAQPSVLYDRDYDSGFRTSYSGNYNPNDPLVRTVSDRMDKLLGIRKENGEYIQGQRYMPGQQFKPHNDWFYTDQPYWKGERKRGGQRSWTAMAFLNNVEEGGATHFTHAGIKIQPKCGVLLTWNNALEDGSPNPDTMHAGTPVVRGVKYVLTKWYRTRKWS encoded by the coding sequence ATGACGAAGACAGCCGTGATACCCGACCAGGACGCCCTTCGCCGCGTGGGCAAGTCCGTGCGAGAAAAGCTCGAGGACAATCCCAGAGTGCACCGGGTGCCCAACGACAAGGTGGAAATCTACGCGATCTCGGACTTCCTCAGCGTCGAGGAATGCCAGAAGCTGATCCACATGACCGATGTCGTGGCGCAGCCCAGCGTCCTTTACGACCGGGACTACGATTCGGGTTTCCGGACGTCCTATTCGGGCAATTACAACCCGAACGATCCGCTGGTGCGAACGGTCAGCGACCGGATGGACAAGCTGCTCGGTATCCGGAAGGAAAACGGCGAGTATATCCAGGGCCAGCGATACATGCCGGGCCAGCAATTCAAGCCGCACAACGACTGGTTCTATACCGACCAGCCCTACTGGAAGGGCGAACGCAAGCGCGGCGGGCAGCGCAGCTGGACGGCCATGGCGTTCCTCAACAATGTCGAGGAAGGCGGGGCCACGCACTTCACTCACGCCGGCATCAAGATCCAGCCCAAGTGCGGCGTACTGCTGACCTGGAACAACGCGCTGGAAGACGGCTCCCCCAATCCCGACACGATGCATGCCGGGACGCCCGTGGTGCGCGGGGTGAAGTACGTCCTCACCAAGTGGTATCGCACCCGCAAGTGGAGCTGA
- a CDS encoding FKBP-type peptidyl-prolyl cis-trans isomerase: MPTAKNGDTVTIDYTVSRTDGTVVGNTAESGPQEITLGDGGIFPQIEQVLTGMEPGDNEKVAIDAENAFGPRREEMVIDIPRQNLPPEPAPQPGMALQAQQQDGSPLTLYVVEVGEQSVKADGNHPLAGEDLTFDVTLRDIRQAA; encoded by the coding sequence ATGCCAACAGCAAAGAACGGTGACACCGTCACCATCGACTATACCGTAAGCCGCACCGACGGGACCGTCGTCGGCAACACCGCCGAAAGCGGCCCGCAGGAAATCACGCTGGGCGATGGCGGCATCTTCCCGCAGATCGAACAGGTCCTGACCGGCATGGAGCCGGGCGATAACGAGAAGGTCGCGATCGACGCGGAAAACGCCTTCGGCCCGCGGCGCGAGGAAATGGTCATCGACATTCCCCGCCAGAACCTGCCGCCCGAACCCGCCCCGCAGCCCGGAATGGCGCTGCAGGCGCAGCAGCAGGACGGTTCGCCGCTGACGCTCTATGTCGTCGAAGTCGGCGAGCAGTCGGTGAAGGCCGACGGCAACCACCCGCTCGCGGGCGAGGACCTGACCTTCGACGTCACGCTGCGCGACATCAGGCAGGCCGCCTGA
- a CDS encoding glycosyltransferase, with protein MSKELLVCDLTQSWSASGGGGITTYLKQKREHFLANTPHRLMQIIPGPEDRITKEGRYTRIEVAGKPVIGSPNYRWISRTGKVYDLLAEYQPDILESLCPWVLPWVAIRHRWRFPQTALVAGYRTDFPNAHVDRVAKDMFGDAAGQVFVDLSYFYARHTYRWFDRVYTLNSKAKDMFAGLDIHQTGVLPLGVNLDRFSPDLRDPDYRQQLGLPPGDGPLLIYAGRIDNEKGAAVLVDMFRQLPPDLGAAMVLVGDGKLRTELMEKSHDLPIAFPGYQADRGLMARALASADIYVSGMQYETFGISVLEAQASGLPVVGVNGGAMSDRVPAGTGLLGPIDDAKAMADNVVRAWREDYPAMRAAAIANADRSNRWKDTFDQLVEVEYKAALEARDRRLGQAGKAVSGTWQTN; from the coding sequence GTGAGCAAAGAATTGCTGGTGTGCGACCTGACGCAAAGCTGGTCGGCAAGCGGCGGTGGCGGGATCACCACCTACCTGAAGCAGAAGCGCGAGCATTTCCTCGCCAACACGCCGCATCGCCTGATGCAGATCATCCCGGGACCGGAAGATCGCATCACGAAGGAAGGGCGCTACACGCGGATCGAGGTGGCGGGGAAGCCGGTGATCGGCAGCCCGAACTACCGCTGGATCAGCCGCACCGGCAAGGTTTACGACCTGCTCGCGGAATACCAGCCGGATATCCTGGAATCGCTGTGCCCCTGGGTGCTGCCCTGGGTCGCCATCCGCCATCGCTGGCGCTTCCCGCAGACGGCGCTCGTCGCCGGATACCGGACGGACTTTCCCAACGCCCATGTCGACCGCGTGGCGAAGGACATGTTCGGCGATGCGGCGGGGCAGGTGTTCGTCGACCTGTCCTATTTCTACGCACGCCACACCTATCGCTGGTTCGACCGCGTCTACACGCTCAACAGCAAGGCGAAGGACATGTTCGCCGGGCTGGACATCCACCAGACGGGCGTCCTGCCGCTGGGCGTCAACCTGGACCGGTTCTCGCCCGACCTGCGCGACCCGGACTATCGCCAGCAGCTCGGCCTGCCGCCGGGCGACGGGCCGCTGCTGATCTATGCCGGCCGGATCGACAACGAGAAGGGCGCGGCCGTGCTGGTCGACATGTTCCGCCAGCTGCCGCCGGATCTGGGCGCGGCGATGGTGCTGGTGGGTGACGGCAAGCTGCGCACCGAACTGATGGAAAAGTCGCACGACCTGCCGATCGCCTTTCCTGGTTACCAGGCGGATCGCGGCCTCATGGCCCGCGCGCTCGCCTCGGCCGACATCTACGTCTCGGGCATGCAGTACGAGACCTTCGGGATTTCCGTGTTGGAGGCGCAGGCGTCCGGCCTCCCGGTCGTCGGCGTCAATGGCGGGGCGATGTCGGACCGCGTGCCCGCCGGGACGGGCCTCTTGGGACCGATCGACGATGCGAAGGCGATGGCCGACAACGTCGTGCGCGCCTGGCGCGAGGATTATCCCGCCATGCGCGCGGCGGCGATCGCCAATGCGGATCGCTCGAACAGGTGGAAGGACACGTTCGACCAGCTGGTCGAGGTCGAATACAAGGCCGCGCTCGAAGCGCGCGACCGGCGCCTCGGGCAGGCGGGCAAGG
- a CDS encoding PAS domain-containing protein, whose amino-acid sequence MGRSTGGGDTPTKRERSSQAGNVPMPAAVRIEDRFDAASLRIDPSQLFFEASEQTRMALCISDPHQDDTPIVYCNQAFCDLTGYERREILGRNCRFLQGAETDPAAVATLREAVVEEAYRVTDILNYRKDGTKFWNAVHVGPVYDRDGALQYFYGSQWDITDLVSERENAARQERIAHELRHRTENLFAALTAIVRLSARDATSVESVTEKISQRIDALSAAHRASLSPEGMQKEETDLKHLVQEVMKPYQTDRLDRISTSGQFVSLPRRMVTPVGLTLHELATNALKYGALSVPEGEVSIAWTKQDDELKLHWEERNGPPVENGAGSDSPKGSGTGSRLIDGVLGGIGGSIDTRYEPEGLSADITVKVE is encoded by the coding sequence ATGGGTCGCTCCACTGGCGGTGGGGACACGCCCACCAAGAGAGAACGCAGCTCGCAGGCCGGGAATGTCCCGATGCCGGCGGCCGTGCGCATAGAAGACCGGTTCGATGCAGCATCGCTGCGGATTGATCCGTCGCAGCTGTTCTTCGAAGCGAGCGAGCAGACGCGCATGGCCCTCTGCATCAGCGATCCGCACCAGGACGACACGCCGATCGTCTACTGCAACCAGGCATTCTGCGACCTGACGGGGTACGAGCGGCGCGAGATCCTGGGACGCAATTGCCGCTTCCTCCAAGGCGCGGAGACCGATCCGGCGGCAGTGGCGACCTTGCGCGAAGCGGTGGTCGAGGAAGCCTACCGGGTCACCGACATCCTCAACTACCGCAAGGACGGCACCAAGTTCTGGAACGCGGTCCATGTCGGCCCGGTCTACGACCGCGACGGCGCGCTGCAGTACTTCTACGGTTCACAGTGGGACATCACCGACCTCGTCAGCGAGCGCGAGAACGCCGCGCGGCAGGAACGGATCGCTCATGAGCTGCGTCATCGGACCGAGAACCTGTTTGCCGCGCTGACCGCTATCGTCCGCCTTTCGGCGCGCGATGCGACCAGCGTGGAAAGCGTGACCGAAAAGATTTCCCAGCGGATCGACGCGCTTTCGGCGGCCCACCGGGCTTCCCTGTCGCCGGAAGGCATGCAGAAGGAAGAGACCGATCTGAAGCACCTCGTGCAGGAAGTCATGAAGCCGTACCAGACCGACCGGCTGGACCGGATCAGCACGTCGGGTCAGTTCGTCAGCCTGCCGCGCAGGATGGTCACGCCGGTCGGCCTGACCCTGCACGAATTGGCGACGAACGCGCTCAAATACGGGGCGCTGAGCGTTCCCGAAGGCGAGGTGTCCATCGCTTGGACCAAGCAGGACGACGAGCTGAAGCTCCACTGGGAAGAGCGCAACGGCCCGCCGGTCGAAAACGGCGCAGGTTCGGACAGTCCCAAGGGGTCCGGCACCGGCAGTCGCCTGATCGACGGCGTCCTTGGCGGCATCGGCGGTTCGATCGACACCCGCTACGAACCGGAAGGCCTCTCCGCGGATATTACCGTCAAAGTCGAGTGA
- the ettA gene encoding energy-dependent translational throttle protein EttA produces MSAQYAYVMKNMTKTFPGAPKPVLSNINLQFYQGAKIGIVGPNGAGKSTLMKIMAGIDTDYSGEAWPGENITVGYLPQEPQLDESKTVLENVKDGARETADMVERFNAIGMEMGEEGADFDALSEEMSQLQDKIDAVDGWTLDNQLEIAMEALRCPPSDASVANLSGGEKRRVALTRLLIQKPSILLLDEPTNHLDAESVNWLENHLAEYAGAVLMITHDRYFLDNVVGWILELDRGSYYPYEGNYSTYLDKKAKRLAQEEREDSGRQRALSEELEWIRQTPKGRQTKSKARLRKFEQLQDAQSDRKPGKAQIVIQVPERLGSQVIEAHGISKSFGDKLLFEDLSFTLPPGGIVGIIGPNGAGKSTLFKIITGQEEPDSGSIKIGETVHLGYVDQSRDDLTASNNVWEEISDGLDYMKVNGHDMSTRAYVGAFNFKGQDQQKNVGKLSGGERNRVHMAKMLKEGGNVLLLDEPTNDLDVETLRALEDAIENFAGCAVVISHDRFFLDRLATHILAFEGNSHVEWFEGNFEAYEEDKRRRLGDAADRPTRLAYKKLTR; encoded by the coding sequence GTGTCCGCCCAATACGCCTATGTCATGAAGAACATGACCAAGACCTTCCCCGGCGCGCCCAAGCCGGTGCTGAGCAACATCAACCTGCAGTTCTACCAGGGCGCGAAGATCGGCATCGTGGGCCCCAACGGTGCGGGCAAGTCCACGCTGATGAAGATCATGGCCGGGATCGACACCGATTACAGCGGCGAGGCATGGCCGGGCGAGAACATCACGGTCGGCTACCTGCCGCAGGAACCGCAGCTCGACGAGAGCAAGACGGTGCTCGAAAACGTCAAGGATGGCGCGCGCGAGACCGCCGACATGGTCGAACGCTTCAACGCGATCGGCATGGAAATGGGCGAGGAAGGCGCCGATTTCGACGCGCTGAGCGAAGAAATGTCGCAGCTGCAGGACAAGATCGACGCAGTCGACGGCTGGACGCTCGACAACCAGCTCGAAATCGCGATGGAGGCACTGCGCTGCCCGCCCTCCGACGCCAGCGTCGCCAACCTCTCGGGCGGCGAGAAGCGCCGTGTCGCCCTCACCCGCCTGCTGATCCAGAAGCCCAGCATCCTGCTGCTGGACGAACCGACCAACCACCTCGACGCGGAATCGGTGAACTGGCTCGAAAACCACCTCGCCGAATATGCCGGCGCCGTGCTGATGATCACCCACGATCGCTACTTCCTCGACAATGTCGTGGGCTGGATCCTGGAGCTCGATCGCGGGTCCTACTATCCGTACGAAGGCAACTACTCGACCTACCTCGACAAGAAGGCCAAGCGCCTTGCGCAGGAAGAGCGCGAGGATTCCGGCCGCCAGCGCGCCCTGTCCGAGGAACTCGAGTGGATCCGGCAGACACCCAAGGGCCGCCAGACCAAGTCCAAGGCGCGCCTGCGCAAGTTCGAGCAGCTGCAGGACGCGCAGAGCGACCGCAAGCCGGGCAAGGCGCAGATCGTCATCCAGGTGCCCGAACGCCTCGGCAGCCAGGTGATCGAGGCGCACGGCATCTCCAAGTCCTTCGGCGACAAGCTGCTGTTCGAAGACCTCTCCTTCACCCTGCCCCCGGGCGGCATCGTCGGCATCATCGGGCCGAACGGCGCCGGCAAGTCCACGCTTTTCAAGATCATCACCGGCCAGGAGGAACCCGATTCCGGCTCGATCAAGATCGGCGAGACCGTGCACCTCGGCTACGTGGACCAGAGCCGCGACGACCTGACCGCATCGAACAATGTGTGGGAGGAAATCTCCGACGGGCTCGATTACATGAAGGTCAACGGCCACGACATGAGCACGCGTGCCTATGTTGGCGCGTTCAACTTCAAGGGCCAGGACCAGCAGAAGAACGTCGGCAAGCTGTCGGGCGGTGAACGCAACCGCGTGCACATGGCCAAGATGCTCAAGGAAGGCGGCAACGTGCTGCTGCTGGACGAGCCGACCAACGATCTCGACGTGGAAACCCTGCGCGCGCTGGAAGACGCGATCGAGAACTTCGCCGGCTGCGCCGTGGTCATCAGCCACGACCGCTTCTTCCTCGACCGCCTCGCCACCCACATCCTCGCCTTCGAAGGCAACAGCCACGTCGAATGGTTCGAAGGCAACTTCGAAGCCTACGAGGAAGACAAGCGCCGCCGCCTGGGCGACGCGGCGGACCGGCCTACGCGACTGGCGTACAAGAAGCTGACGCGGTGA
- a CDS encoding M20/M25/M40 family metallo-hydrolase produces MKSTLTLAALAAAFAAPAIAQTATGQTATGAPSLEAQADMAAESDAIAWDFVEGITTEVGPRQAGTEAEKRGRDWAVAWLRANGFRNVADEPFEMDTWIPGGVHRARVLGDFAQDLVIQPLGNSASTGADGIEAEVVYFPSFADLEAAPAAAVRGKIAFVSHAMKPSMDGSHYGYFGEARFSGPGIAAAKGAAGIVIRSIGTDYHRNPHTGVIRFPDGVEPIPAGALTLPDAENLARMFERAEGRPIRMRLTLTPERIGTQVSGNVVGEIVGRDPSLPPVLLACHIDSWWNSPGAFDDGAGCAIAAAAAKNVEATGTPLRTIRVLFAGAEEVGLLGSVAYSEAHIDEPIGVAFESDFGADRIWRFESNFRDSNPDLHARLAASVARFGVADSTIVASGGADINIARDQDTAIIDLQQDGTRYFDFHHTPDDTLDKIDPEQLRQNVAVWTQIAGILANYEGTIRPK; encoded by the coding sequence ATGAAATCGACCCTGACTCTGGCGGCGCTGGCCGCCGCCTTCGCCGCCCCCGCAATCGCCCAGACCGCCACCGGCCAGACCGCCACCGGAGCACCTTCGCTGGAAGCACAGGCCGACATGGCCGCCGAGAGCGACGCCATTGCCTGGGACTTCGTGGAAGGCATCACGACCGAGGTCGGGCCGCGGCAGGCGGGCACCGAAGCGGAGAAGCGCGGCCGCGACTGGGCGGTTGCCTGGCTGCGCGCGAACGGGTTCCGCAACGTGGCCGACGAGCCGTTCGAGATGGACACCTGGATCCCCGGCGGAGTGCATCGCGCCCGCGTCCTCGGCGACTTCGCGCAGGACCTGGTGATCCAGCCGCTCGGCAACAGCGCCTCCACCGGCGCGGACGGGATCGAGGCGGAAGTGGTCTATTTCCCCTCCTTCGCCGACCTGGAAGCGGCGCCGGCAGCGGCGGTGCGCGGCAAGATCGCCTTCGTTTCGCACGCGATGAAGCCTTCGATGGACGGATCGCATTACGGTTATTTCGGGGAAGCGCGCTTCTCAGGGCCGGGCATCGCCGCGGCCAAGGGCGCGGCCGGCATCGTGATCCGCTCCATCGGTACAGACTATCACCGCAACCCGCACACGGGCGTGATCCGCTTTCCCGACGGTGTCGAACCGATCCCGGCAGGCGCGCTGACACTGCCCGACGCGGAGAACCTCGCGCGCATGTTCGAGCGGGCCGAGGGTCGGCCGATCCGGATGCGGCTGACCCTGACGCCCGAGCGCATCGGCACACAGGTCAGCGGCAACGTGGTGGGCGAGATCGTCGGGCGCGACCCGTCGCTGCCGCCGGTGCTGCTCGCCTGCCATATCGACAGCTGGTGGAATTCGCCCGGCGCCTTCGACGACGGGGCAGGCTGCGCCATCGCGGCGGCCGCGGCCAAGAATGTGGAAGCTACCGGCACCCCGTTGCGCACAATCCGCGTCCTGTTCGCAGGGGCGGAGGAAGTGGGCCTGCTGGGCAGCGTCGCCTATTCCGAGGCGCATATCGACGAGCCGATCGGGGTCGCCTTCGAAAGCGATTTCGGGGCGGACCGTATCTGGCGCTTCGAAAGCAATTTCCGCGACAGCAACCCGGACCTGCACGCGCGCCTCGCGGCCTCGGTCGCGCGGTTCGGCGTCGCCGACAGCACGATCGTCGCCAGCGGCGGGGCGGACATCAACATCGCCCGCGACCAGGACACGGCGATCATCGACCTGCAGCAGGACGGGACCCGCTATTTCGACTTCCACCACACGCCCGACGACACGCTGGACAAGATCGACCCCGAACAGCTGCGGCAGAACGTGGCCGTGTGGACGCAGATCGCCGGGATCCTCGCCAATTACGAAGGCACGATCCGCCCGAAATAG
- a CDS encoding flavin-binding protein, with protein MYATLDEIRQDVMRRLGNAANDRRSAMHAPVVATTDASVRVMVLREFNSSVWMLRFHTDSRAPKARFIGTEGDRTGVLFYDRKAKIQIRAQGIGRVECEGERADRAWEEATNFARRCYLGEGPGAVSEEATSGLPAEFEGVEPTAEQVAPARRNFAVLLVALDHLDWLYLAHDGHRRAQFDRSGMGEWEGRWVAP; from the coding sequence ATGTACGCGACTCTCGACGAAATCCGGCAGGATGTGATGCGGCGGCTCGGCAATGCGGCGAACGATCGCCGGTCCGCGATGCACGCGCCGGTCGTTGCGACGACGGATGCGAGCGTGCGGGTCATGGTGCTGCGCGAGTTCAATTCCTCGGTATGGATGCTGCGCTTCCATACCGATTCGCGCGCGCCGAAAGCACGCTTCATCGGCACGGAAGGGGATCGGACGGGCGTGCTGTTCTACGACCGCAAGGCGAAGATCCAGATCCGCGCGCAGGGCATTGGGCGGGTCGAATGCGAGGGGGAGAGAGCGGACAGGGCGTGGGAGGAGGCGACGAATTTCGCGCGGCGGTGCTATCTGGGCGAAGGGCCGGGCGCCGTGTCGGAAGAGGCCACGTCGGGCTTGCCGGCCGAGTTCGAAGGGGTAGAGCCGACCGCGGAGCAGGTAGCGCCGGCGCGGCGGAATTTTGCGGTTCTGCTGGTCGCGCTGGACCACCTGGACTGGCTGTACCTCGCCCATGACGGGCATCGGCGGGCGCAGTTCGATCGGTCCGGGATGGGCGAATGGGAAGGCCGCTGGGTCGCGCCCTAG
- a CDS encoding RcnB family protein, translating to MTFKELLTAGSASGLALAMALIALPSQAAAAAAVTATATADASAAVAAQDRQQRRQARQERRGNRGQARENRRQRAAVAPQRAQRAPQVRNERRADRVERRGDRRANRADNRSERRANRVERRGDRRADNLRDRGADRRANRVDRRTDRRADRIENRGDRRANRIDRRSERRADRIENRGDRRAQWRNQDYRDARRAQDRRDYRQDRREARRDYRQDRREYRRDRREARRDYRQWNRNQWRNDRRYNWRSYRNSNRGIFRIGRYYSPYRNYSYRRLSIGFTLGSLFYSNRYWINDPWQYRLPEVYGPYRWVRYYDDVLLVNTYTGEVVDVIHDFFW from the coding sequence ATGACTTTCAAGGAATTACTGACCGCGGGAAGCGCGTCGGGCCTGGCACTGGCCATGGCCCTGATCGCGCTTCCGTCACAGGCTGCCGCCGCTGCGGCCGTTACCGCCACTGCAACCGCCGACGCATCGGCAGCGGTGGCCGCGCAGGACCGGCAGCAGCGACGCCAGGCCCGCCAGGAACGACGGGGCAACCGCGGCCAGGCCCGCGAGAACCGACGCCAGCGTGCAGCCGTCGCCCCGCAACGCGCCCAGCGTGCGCCGCAAGTGCGTAACGAACGCCGTGCGGACCGGGTGGAACGCCGCGGAGACCGCCGGGCCAACCGCGCGGACAATCGCAGCGAACGGCGCGCGAACCGTGTGGAACGTCGCGGCGACCGCCGTGCCGACAATCTGCGTGATCGCGGCGCCGACCGCCGGGCGAACCGCGTCGACCGGCGCACCGACCGGCGGGCCGACCGCATCGAGAACCGCGGCGACCGCCGGGCGAACCGGATCGACAGGCGCTCCGAGCGGCGCGCTGATCGGATCGAGAACCGTGGCGATCGCAGGGCTCAGTGGCGCAACCAGGACTATCGGGACGCACGGCGTGCGCAGGACCGTCGTGACTATCGTCAGGACCGGCGCGAGGCACGCCGCGACTACCGGCAGGACCGCCGCGAATATCGCCGGGATCGCCGCGAGGCGCGCCGCGATTATCGCCAGTGGAACCGCAACCAGTGGCGCAATGATCGCCGCTACAACTGGCGCAGCTATCGCAACAGCAATCGGGGCATCTTCCGCATCGGTCGCTATTATTCGCCCTATCGCAACTACAGCTACCGCCGCTTGAGCATCGGCTTCACGCTTGGCAGCCTGTTCTACAGCAACCGCTACTGGATCAACGATCCGTGGCAGTATCGCCTGCCCGAAGTGTACGGCCCGTATCGCTGGGTCCGCTACTATGACGACGTTCTGCTGGTGAACACCTATACCGGCGAAGTGGTGGACGTGATCCACGATTTCTTCTGGTAA
- a CDS encoding NINE protein, which translates to MSFGRKGLNGAAAAIPASPQAIERVVAPPPEEANDLSRLRNETYREYVSARALVGEDAARARWQERQSDEAAYRGGLGRAAPNPKSVGLAYVLWFFLGGFSVHRFYLGKTESALYQLGLGLLGGVAILMEEVMVGFAILCLRGLWILVDALLIPGMCAQVNERAL; encoded by the coding sequence ATGAGCTTTGGACGCAAGGGACTGAACGGGGCGGCAGCCGCCATTCCCGCATCGCCGCAGGCAATTGAACGCGTGGTGGCACCGCCGCCCGAAGAGGCGAACGACCTTTCGCGCCTGCGCAACGAAACTTATCGTGAATACGTCTCGGCCCGCGCACTCGTCGGCGAGGATGCCGCTCGCGCTCGCTGGCAGGAACGCCAGTCGGACGAGGCAGCCTATCGCGGGGGACTGGGTCGGGCCGCACCAAACCCGAAATCGGTCGGTCTCGCCTATGTGCTGTGGTTTTTCCTGGGCGGCTTTTCGGTCCATCGCTTCTACCTCGGCAAGACCGAGTCGGCCCTGTACCAGCTGGGCCTGGGTCTGCTCGGCGGCGTTGCCATCCTGATGGAAGAGGTGATGGTGGGGTTCGCCATCCTTTGCCTGCGCGGCCTCTGGATACTGGTGGATGCGCTGCTGATCCCCGGCATGTGCGCGCAGGTGAACGAACGCGCGCTCTAG
- a CDS encoding lysine--tRNA ligase, whose translation MSNQALTDAAHSSKAWPFQEAQRLLKRYPDGKPNGEPVLFETGYGPSGLPHIGTFQEVLRTTLVRRAYEALIGARPEDGRTRLVAFSDDMDGLRKVPDNVPNPDLLRANLNKPLSRIPDPFDAGHASFAHHNNAQLRDFLDRFGFDYEFVAASERYGSGAFDDGLRNVLRNFDAILDIMLPTLREERRQTYSPVMPISEKSGEVLQVPVEVVDAGNGIIRFEDDGETVEQSALGGRAKCQWKVDWAMRWVALDVDYEMYGKDLTDSGIQSGKIARVLGGRKPEGLIYEMFLDAKGEKISKSKGNGLSIEEWLQYGSEESLGFYIFNNPKSAKQLHAGVIPRAVDDYWQFRERLAEQELDKQLGNPVWHLARANGAGEGTAAPGEGDTLPVTYSLLLNLVGVLGTEATPERLEDYLRTYLGSLDDQPELHELVRLAVAYNRDFVAPTLKKRAPSPSEADALRALDARLAEMDAGTSAEDLQTAVYEIGKREEFGFDNLRDWFRALYETLLGSEQGPRMGSFIALYGIDNTRTLIAEALARS comes from the coding sequence ATGAGCAACCAAGCCCTCACCGACGCTGCCCATTCTTCCAAAGCCTGGCCGTTCCAGGAAGCGCAGCGGTTGCTCAAACGCTATCCCGACGGGAAGCCGAATGGCGAACCGGTCCTGTTCGAAACCGGCTACGGCCCGAGCGGCCTGCCGCATATCGGCACCTTTCAGGAAGTCCTGCGCACCACGCTGGTCCGGCGCGCCTACGAAGCGCTCATCGGCGCACGGCCGGAAGACGGCAGGACGCGCCTGGTGGCTTTCAGCGACGACATGGACGGCCTGCGCAAGGTGCCGGACAACGTCCCCAATCCCGACCTTCTCAGGGCCAATCTCAACAAGCCGCTGAGCCGCATTCCCGACCCGTTCGATGCCGGCCATGCCAGCTTCGCGCATCACAACAATGCGCAGCTGCGTGATTTCCTCGACCGGTTCGGGTTCGATTACGAGTTCGTCGCCGCGAGCGAGCGGTACGGGTCCGGCGCATTCGACGATGGCCTGCGCAATGTCCTGCGCAATTTCGACGCCATACTCGACATCATGCTGCCGACCCTGCGGGAAGAGCGGCGCCAGACGTACTCACCCGTCATGCCGATTTCGGAAAAGTCGGGCGAAGTGCTACAGGTGCCGGTCGAGGTCGTCGATGCCGGGAACGGGATCATCCGTTTCGAGGACGACGGCGAGACGGTCGAGCAGTCGGCGCTGGGCGGCCGGGCGAAGTGCCAGTGGAAGGTCGACTGGGCGATGCGCTGGGTCGCGCTGGACGTCGATTACGAGATGTACGGCAAGGACCTGACCGACAGCGGCATCCAGTCCGGCAAGATCGCGCGCGTCCTGGGCGGTCGCAAGCCCGAAGGCCTGATCTACGAGATGTTCCTCGACGCCAAGGGTGAGAAGATTTCCAAGTCGAAGGGCAACGGCCTCTCGATCGAGGAATGGCTGCAATATGGCAGCGAGGAGAGCCTCGGCTTCTACATCTTCAACAATCCGAAGAGCGCGAAGCAATTGCACGCCGGGGTCATTCCCCGCGCCGTCGACGATTACTGGCAGTTCCGCGAGAGGCTCGCGGAGCAGGAGCTGGACAAGCAGCTGGGCAACCCGGTCTGGCACCTCGCGCGTGCTAACGGTGCGGGCGAGGGGACCGCAGCGCCGGGTGAGGGCGATACGCTTCCGGTCACGTACTCGCTATTGCTGAACCTCGTCGGGGTGCTCGGCACCGAAGCGACGCCGGAACGGCTCGAGGACTATTTGCGCACCTATCTGGGCAGCCTCGACGACCAGCCGGAACTGCACGAGCTGGTCCGGCTCGCGGTCGCCTACAACCGCGATTTCGTGGCACCGACCCTGAAGAAGCGTGCCCCGTCTCCGAGCGAAGCCGATGCCCTGCGCGCGCTGGACGCGAGGCTCGCGGAAATGGATGCCGGGACGAGCGCCGAAGATCTCCAGACCGCGGTCTACGAGATCGGGAAGCGCGAGGAGTTCGGCTTCGACAACCTGCGCGACTGGTTCCGGGCGCTGTACGAAACGCTGCTGGGCAGCGAGCAGGGTCCGCGCATGGGCAGTTTCATCGCGCTTTACGGAATCGACAACACCCGCACCCTCATCGCCGAGGCTCTTGCGCGAAGCTGA